The following are from one region of the Salminus brasiliensis chromosome 14, fSalBra1.hap2, whole genome shotgun sequence genome:
- the sult1st5 gene encoding sulfotransferase family 1, cytosolic sulfotransferase 5 produces MEQKATRNPVVDVRGIPLPLPIARHFARVDAFQSFKGDLLIATYPKAGTTWTQEIVDLILNKGNEEKCRRAPTSVRMPFLEMTSLDPSNSGITKLESMEPPRVIKTHLPIQLVPRSFWEAGCKVIYVARNPKDSVVSYFHFDRMNLTQSEPGPWPEYLEKFMKGQLAWGSWYDHVKGYWREKQKNKNILYLFFEDMKEDPAQEVLRIAEFLGQDVSRSVVDNIVQLTTFATMRDNPMANYSTVPDNVFDRKASEFMRKGEIGDWQNHFSPQEDAVFEEHYHRMMADTPIPFRFSLHATKTKCSL; encoded by the exons ATGGAACAGAAAGCCACACGTAACCCTGTGGTTGATGTAAGAGGGATCCCCTTACCGTTGCCCATAGCCAGACATTTTGCCAGAGTTGATGCATTCCAGTCGTTCAAAGGGGATTTGCTTATTGCCACTTACCCTAAAGCAG GCACTACGTGGACACAGGAAATAGTGGATCTGATACTGAATAAGGGAAATGAGGAAAAATGCAGGCGAGCTCCCACCAGTGTCCGCATGCCTTTCCTTGAGATGACCTCTCTAGATCCTTCCAATTCTG GTATAACAAAACTGGAGAGTATGGAGCCTCCTAGGGTGATTAAAACTCATCTACCCATCCAGCTCGTACCTCGTTCGTTCTGGGAGGCAGGCTGCAAG GTCATTTATGTGGCTCGCAATCCCAAAGACAGTGTGGTGTCATACTTTCATTTTGATCGCATGAACCTTACCCAGTCAGAGCCAGGACCCTGGCCAGAGTATCTGGAAAAGTTCATGAAAGGACAAC TAGCTTGGGGCTCCTGGTATGACCATGTCAAAGGATActggagagaaaaacaaaaaaacaagaacatcCTTTACCTCTTTTTTGAAGATATGAAAGAG GACCCTGCTCAGGAGGTGCTGCGCATTGCTGAGTTCTTAGGACAGGATGTATCAAGGAGCGTGGTTGATAATATTGTGCAGTTGACCACATTTGCTACCATGCGGGACAACCCTATGGCCAACTACTCAACAGTGCCTGATAATGTATTTGATCGAAAAGCATCAGAATTCATGAGAAAAG GAGAGATTGGTGACTGGCAGAATCACTTCAGTCCACAAGAAGATGCTGTATTTGAAGAGCACTACCACAGAATGATGGCTGATACTCCTATTCCCTTTAGATTTTCTTTACATGCAACAAAGACCAAGTGCTCACTCTAG
- the tmem82 gene encoding transmembrane protein 82 translates to MFSFISWFKPSVPTWLIPDTNPLDCVLQGLVGACGISVLCNLLRVYLFVEAQSYADSTDDPKTKSSHNRGLIQRIQFWILTLILGFVGSRVASLVVLEFCLRAVSSRLTAASDPLTDSVLQLLVQCQFSLGCAFNCSLQFLHEGAPQAWLSLLLAAGLSWFLASQCSRLRRHVMAMYPMHSTQRYCGVCIGLLTTGTSILTFLCSALILTFSVASIAAVSSINRHFLSTSEALRFWTPLTICYTLLIIYMQDEQNRQPGGQALLNTVVVRLGGLLVLMLTVGRWADVLHVLVCFTGEAACLLPAQDLLESTSKGAADVSSRSVMKDGDKRRLKKLDKRD, encoded by the exons ATGTTTTCCTTCATTTCCTGGTTCAAACCAAGTGTACCCACTTGGCTAATACCTGACACAAATCCACTAGACTGTGTTTTACAAG GACTCGTAGGTGCGTGTGGGATCTCAGTTCTTTGTAATCTTTTAAGGGTTTATTTGTTCGTTGAAGCCCAGAG ctATGCAGACAGCACAGATGACCCAAAAACCAAAAGCAGTCATAACCGTGGTCTAATACAAAGAATACAGTTCTGGATCCTAACGCTGATCCTTGGTTTTGTGGGTTCTCGAGTTGCATCACTGGTGGTCCTTGAGTTCTGCCTCAGAGCAGTCTCGTCACGACTCACGGCTGCATCA GACCCCCTGACTGATTCTGTGCTGCAGTTGTTAGTCCAGTGCCAGTTCTCCTTAGGGTGTGCATTCAACTGTAGCCTTCAATTCCTCCATGAGGGGGCACCACAGGCCTGGCTAAGTCTCCTGCTCGCCGCAGGACTGAGCTGGTTCTTGGCCAGCCAGTGTTCCAGATTACGGCGCCATGTAATGGCGATGTACCCAATGCACAGCACCCAGCGCTACTGTGGTGTGTGCATTGGGCTCCTAACTACTGGGACCTCCATATTAACCTTCCTTTGCAGTGCCTTGATCTTGACCTTTAGTGTTGCTAGCATTGCAGCTGTATCAAGCATCAACAGACACTTTCTGTCTACTTCTGAGGCCTTGAGGTTCTGGACACCTCTAACGATCTGCTACACCCTTCTTATAATCTATATGCAAG ATGAGCAGAATCGACAGCCTGGGGGACAGGCTCTTCTGAACACAGTGGTGGTGCGACTGGGCGGCCTACTAGTTTTAATGCTCACTGTAGGAAGGTGGGCAGATGTGCTCCACGTCCTAGTGTGCTTCACTGGGGAAGCTGCTTGTCTGTTACCAGCCCAAGACCTATTGGAAAGCACATCTAAG GGTGCTGCAGATGTTTCCAGTCGTTCTGTGATGAAAGATGGAGACAAGAGGAGACTAAAGAAATTGGACAAACGTGACTGA
- the szrd1 gene encoding SUZ RNA-binding domain-containing, translating into MEEEEVAESWEEAADSGEMERRLEEKLQISQKERLSSGGSGRSPIRTAIMIQDDSLPAAPPPQIRILKRPTSNGSLGSSATQNRPSPQVKSLAQREAEYAEARKRILGSADDTPQERPGSDRSPRVGSHTPSEDVRSNNHVVRQPAGPDGTQGFRQRR; encoded by the exons ATGGAAGAGGAGGAGGTCGCCGAAAGCTGGGAAGAGGCCGCCGATAGTGGG GAAATGGAGAGAAGACTAGAGGAAAAGCTGCAGATTAGCCAGAAAGAGAG ACTTTCAAGTGGGGGTTCAGGTCGCTCTCCGATAAGGACAGCCATCATGATCCAAGATGACTCCCTTCCAGCTGCACCTCCTCCACAGATCCGCATTTTAAAACGACCCACCAGCAACGGATCATTAGGGTCTTCTGCAACCCAGAACCGACCCTCACCACAAGTGAAGTCCTTAGCTCAGAGGGAGGCAGAGTATGCTGAAGCCAGGAAAAGAATCCTTGGCAGTGCCGATGACACACCTCAGGAGAGACCTGGTTCGGACAG ATCACCACGTGTGGGCAGCCATACACCTTCAGAGGATGTGCGATCCAACAACCATGTGGTTCGACAGCCAGCAGGCCCAGATGGTACACAAGGCTTTCGCCAGCGCAGATAG
- the atp13a2 gene encoding polyamine-transporting ATPase 13A2 isoform X2, with protein MGGLTPADPESALMDSGPADTPSVSHMDVQGYRRVCWRVWLCHLGAVCSLGMLLVLFNWRPRLAVLARCTSCPLPMADTLLLRDVYGQQYVIDVCTEEIEEGSFEHAGGEVDENEWRDNVQLHKEQKTVLRYYVFEGMRYVWMPRKGAFCRVSILNEGWTCADLHRLQQGLSPADQSSRRQIFGDNIIDVPVKSYPQLLFEEVLNPFYVFQVFSIILWMSDKYYYYAVCIFIISFISIAVSLYEIKKQSTTLRQMAQLIVNVTVRRASGEEECVSSVELVPGDCIVIPTEGLLLPCDAALLAGECMVNESMLTGESVPVMKTPLSVSEEAYSPEPQRRHTLFCGTQIIQARGGCPGGKGAVAVVTRTGFFTAKGDLVSSILYPQPLNFRFYQDAIKFLLFLGGLALIGTIYSAVMLYRSNTTWAELVIRSLDIVTIVVPPALPAAITTGTIYAQHRLKKQGVFCISPPRINICGKISLFCFDKTGTLTEEGLDVWGVKVRNKSGFDELVPDPRLLPPGTMLSALASCHSVALLGAQPIGDPLELKMIESTGWSLQEPANETGVGPEFGSHRILAVMRPPAAQLQPESIFLSQPVAIVRRFPFSSALQRMSVVTVGPGGGSPCCFLKGSPEMVASYCLKESVPSQFTNTLREFVSEGFRVLALAYRELDAETDLSSIERVDLEKEMEFLGLLVMKNQVKPESAGVISTLRHAQIRPVMVTGDNILTALNVARACRMVSSHEQVIFVQASPPTANSMASLQFHQGESGAAAVSTQETMDFLDQGLYQNSLKYHLAINGKSFATLCDHFPEYLPKVLMRGTVYARMSPDQKTQLVRALQKLNYRVGMCGDGANDCGALRAADVGVSLSEAEASVASPFTSKSDNISCVPLLIREGRCSLVTSFSLFKYMALYSLIQFSSVLILYTVKTNLGDLQFLFCDLVLVTLLAIVMGRGGPSDDLHPQRPPASLLTLPLICTLLLNTVFLILTQVSALFITTSQEWYIPLNSTKAGAQNLPNMEDTGVFAVSGFQYIFMAIIVTKGYPYKKPLYYNVVFLIVLVVLFALMTWLVVWPKSFVHTLLQLYQINDMSYSMLLVALAALNFIICYLLEDLMDRCAPTCLRALRGKRESKKQYKRLDALLTGTPSWPPLDQPLYPPQCSVIGIS; from the exons ATGGGTGGGCTGACCCCCGCAGACCCCGAGTCTGCCTTAATGGATTCTGGGCCTGCAGACACCCCCtctgtctcccacatg GATGTCCAGGGGTACAGAAGAGTATGCTGGAGGGTGTGGCTTTGCCACCTTGGAGCAGTTTGTTCTTTAGGCATGCTGCTGGTATTATTTAACTGGCGCCCTCGACTAGCAGTTCTGGCTCGATGCACCTCTTGCCCCCTTCCCATGGCAGATACTTTACTATTAAGG GATGTTTATGGGCAGCAGTATGTCATAGATGTATGTACGGAGGAGATTGAGGAGGGAAG TTTTGAGCATGCAGGAGGAGAGGTGGATGAGAACGAATGGAGAGACAATGTTCAGCTACACAAAGAACAG AAAACCGTACTGCGATACTATGTGTTTGAAGGCATGCGATATGTGTGGATGCCCAGAAAAGGGGCTTTCTGCAGAGTTAG taTCCTCAATGAGGGTTGGACTTGTGCTGACTTGCATCGTCTTCAGCAGGGCCTGAGTCCAGCGGACCAAAGCTCAAG GCGACAGATCTTCGGGGACAATATCATAGACGTGCCGGTGAAATCTTATCCACAGTTACTGTTTGAAGAG GTTCTCAACCCATTCTACGTGTTTCAAGTGTTTAGTATCATCCTGTGGATGTCGGATAAATACTACTATTATGCTGTTTGCATCTTCATCATATCGTTCATATCCATAGCTGTGTCCCTTTATGAAATCAAGAAG CAAAGTACCACTCTCCGCCAGATGGCCCAGCTGATTGTGAATGTGACTGTACGCAGAGCCTCTGGAG AGGAAGAGTGCGTGAGTTCAGTGGAGTTGGTGCCGGGAGACTGCATAGTGATCCCAACTGAGGGTCTGCTGCTGCCATGTGACGCTGCCCTGCTGGCCGGGGAATGCATGGTCAATGAAAGCATGCTGACTG GTGAGAGTGTACCTGTGATGAAGACCCCATTGTCCGTCTCTGAGGAAGCATACAGCCCTGAACCTCAGCGCAGACACACACTGTTCTGTGGTACACAGATCATCCAGGCCAGGGGGGGTTGTCCTGGAGGGAAGGGGGCAGTAGCTGTTGTCACCCGCACAG GGTTTTTCACTGCTAAAGGTGACCTGGTCAGCTCCATCCTTTACCCACAACCACTTAATTTCCGTTTCTATCAGGATGCCATAAAGTTCCTGCTATTCTTAGGAGGCCTGG CTTTGATTGGCACAATATACAGCGCAGTAATGCTTTATAGGAGCAAT ACCACTTGGGCAGAGCTTGTTATCCGATCCCTGGATATCGTGACCATTGTGGTGCCACCTGCTCTCCCTGCTGCCATAACCACAGGCACTATCTATGCTCAGCACCGCCTCAAAAAACAAGGAGTGTTCTGCATAAGCCCCCCTCGGATCAACATCTGCGGAAAGATCTCTCTCTTCTGCTTTGACAAG ACAGGTACTCTTACTGAGGAGGGTCTGGATGTGTGGGGAGTGAAGGTCAGGAACAAGTCAGGGTTTGATGAGCTTGTCCCAGACCCTCGTCTTCTCCCccctggcaccatgctgtcagCTTTGGCCTCCTGCCACTCTGTAGCCTTGCTTGGGGCTCAACCTATTGGAGACCCTCTGGAGCTCAAAATGATTGAGTCCACAGGCTGG AGTCTGCAGGAACCCGCTAATGAAACAGGAGTGGGCCCTGAGTTTGGAAGCCACAGGATACTAGCAGTGATGAGGCCGCCTGCTGCTCAGCTTCAGCCTGAGAGCATA TTCCTCAGTCAGCCGGTGGCAATAGTGCGGCGGTTCCCTTTCTCCTCTGCCCTTCAGAGGATGAGTGTGGTTACGGTGGGCCCTGGGGGAGGCTCACCTTGCTGTTTCCTCAAAGGGTCACCTGAGATGGTGGCCAGCTATTGTTTAAAAGAAAGCG TGCCTTCTCAGTTTACGAACACACTGCGGGAGTTTGTGAGCGAGGGCTTCAGGGTCCTAGCGCTCGCTTACAGGGAGCTTGATGCAGAAACTGATCTGAGCAGTATTGAAAG GGTAGACTTGGAAAAAGAGATGGAGTTTCTGGGCCTGCTGGTGATGAAGAACCAAGTAAAGCCAGAAAGTGCGGGAGTCATCAGTACTCTGAGACACGCTCAGATTAGGCCCGTCATGGTCACTG GTGATAACATCCTCACTGCTCTGAATGTAGCACGGGCATGTAGAATGGTGTCATCACATGAACAAGTTATTTTTGTTCAGGCGTCGCCCCCTACTGCCAACTCGATGGCGTCACTGCAGTTTCACCAAGGTGAAAGTGGCGCAGCCGCAGTCAGCACGCAGGAGACCATGGATTTTCTGGACCAG GGCCTCTACCAGAACAGTCTTAAGTATCACTTGGCTATAAACGGAAAGTCCTTCGCAACACTGTGTGATCATTTCCCAGAGTACCTGCCCAAG GTCCTGATGCGAGGCACTGTGTATGCACGGATGTCTCCAGACCAGAAGACTCAGCTTGTCAGAGCTCTACAGAAACTGAA ttACCGTGTGGGCATGTGTGGCGATGGAGCCAATGACTGCGGAGCACTGAGGGCCGCTGATGTCGGTGTTTCTCTGTCTGAGGCTGAGGCTTCTGTAGCCTCTCCATTTACCTCCAAATCTGACAACATCAGCTGCGTGCCTTTGCTTATCAG GGAAGGAAGATGTTCGTTGGTGACGTCTTTCAGTCTATTCAAGTATATGGCTTTGTACAGTCTGATCcagttttcctctgttctcatACTATACACT GTGAAAACCAACCTGGGTGACCTACAGTTTCTCTTCTGCGACTTGGTCCTCGTAACACTGCTCGCTATAGTGATGGGGAGGGGCGGCCCCAGTGATGACCTTCACCCCCAAAGACCCCCTGCCAGCCTTCTGACTCTTCCCCTCATTTGCACTTTGCTATTAAACACCGTGTTCCTGATTCTCACTCAAGTGTCTGCTCTGTTCATCACCACCTCACAGGAGTG GTACATCCCTCTCAATTCCACAAAAGCCGGAGCACAAAATCTGCCAAACATGGAGGACACGGgtgtttttgctgtttctgGGTTTCAGTACATCTTCATGGCTATAATAGTGACTAAAGGCTACCCTTACAAGAAACCACTATATTACAATG TTGTGTTCCTCATCGTGCTGGTGGTCTTGTTTGCGCTGATGACCTGGCTGGTGGTGTGGCCCAAAAGCTTTGTGCATACACTGCTGCAGCTTTATCAGATCAACGACATGAGTTACAGCATGTTGCTAGTTGCCCTAGCTGCTCTCAACTTCATCATATGCTACTTGTTAGAG GACCTTATGGACAGATGTGCCCCAACCTGCCTCCGTGCTCTTCGTGGGAAGCGGGAGTCAAAAAAGCAATACAAGCGCTTGGACGCCCTCCTGACCGGAACTCCTTCATGGCCACCCTTGGACCAGCCCCTCTATCCCCCACAGTGTTCGGTCATTGGAATAAGCTAG
- the atp13a2 gene encoding polyamine-transporting ATPase 13A2 isoform X1 produces the protein MDPPGSDTQGMGGLTPADPESALMDSGPADTPSVSHMDVQGYRRVCWRVWLCHLGAVCSLGMLLVLFNWRPRLAVLARCTSCPLPMADTLLLRDVYGQQYVIDVCTEEIEEGSFEHAGGEVDENEWRDNVQLHKEQKTVLRYYVFEGMRYVWMPRKGAFCRVSILNEGWTCADLHRLQQGLSPADQSSRRQIFGDNIIDVPVKSYPQLLFEEVLNPFYVFQVFSIILWMSDKYYYYAVCIFIISFISIAVSLYEIKKQSTTLRQMAQLIVNVTVRRASGEEECVSSVELVPGDCIVIPTEGLLLPCDAALLAGECMVNESMLTGESVPVMKTPLSVSEEAYSPEPQRRHTLFCGTQIIQARGGCPGGKGAVAVVTRTGFFTAKGDLVSSILYPQPLNFRFYQDAIKFLLFLGGLALIGTIYSAVMLYRSNTTWAELVIRSLDIVTIVVPPALPAAITTGTIYAQHRLKKQGVFCISPPRINICGKISLFCFDKTGTLTEEGLDVWGVKVRNKSGFDELVPDPRLLPPGTMLSALASCHSVALLGAQPIGDPLELKMIESTGWSLQEPANETGVGPEFGSHRILAVMRPPAAQLQPESIFLSQPVAIVRRFPFSSALQRMSVVTVGPGGGSPCCFLKGSPEMVASYCLKESVPSQFTNTLREFVSEGFRVLALAYRELDAETDLSSIERVDLEKEMEFLGLLVMKNQVKPESAGVISTLRHAQIRPVMVTGDNILTALNVARACRMVSSHEQVIFVQASPPTANSMASLQFHQGESGAAAVSTQETMDFLDQGLYQNSLKYHLAINGKSFATLCDHFPEYLPKVLMRGTVYARMSPDQKTQLVRALQKLNYRVGMCGDGANDCGALRAADVGVSLSEAEASVASPFTSKSDNISCVPLLIREGRCSLVTSFSLFKYMALYSLIQFSSVLILYTVKTNLGDLQFLFCDLVLVTLLAIVMGRGGPSDDLHPQRPPASLLTLPLICTLLLNTVFLILTQVSALFITTSQEWYIPLNSTKAGAQNLPNMEDTGVFAVSGFQYIFMAIIVTKGYPYKKPLYYNVVFLIVLVVLFALMTWLVVWPKSFVHTLLQLYQINDMSYSMLLVALAALNFIICYLLEDLMDRCAPTCLRALRGKRESKKQYKRLDALLTGTPSWPPLDQPLYPPQCSVIGIS, from the exons ATGGACCCCCCTG GGAGCGACACTCAGGGGATGGGTGGGCTGACCCCCGCAGACCCCGAGTCTGCCTTAATGGATTCTGGGCCTGCAGACACCCCCtctgtctcccacatg GATGTCCAGGGGTACAGAAGAGTATGCTGGAGGGTGTGGCTTTGCCACCTTGGAGCAGTTTGTTCTTTAGGCATGCTGCTGGTATTATTTAACTGGCGCCCTCGACTAGCAGTTCTGGCTCGATGCACCTCTTGCCCCCTTCCCATGGCAGATACTTTACTATTAAGG GATGTTTATGGGCAGCAGTATGTCATAGATGTATGTACGGAGGAGATTGAGGAGGGAAG TTTTGAGCATGCAGGAGGAGAGGTGGATGAGAACGAATGGAGAGACAATGTTCAGCTACACAAAGAACAG AAAACCGTACTGCGATACTATGTGTTTGAAGGCATGCGATATGTGTGGATGCCCAGAAAAGGGGCTTTCTGCAGAGTTAG taTCCTCAATGAGGGTTGGACTTGTGCTGACTTGCATCGTCTTCAGCAGGGCCTGAGTCCAGCGGACCAAAGCTCAAG GCGACAGATCTTCGGGGACAATATCATAGACGTGCCGGTGAAATCTTATCCACAGTTACTGTTTGAAGAG GTTCTCAACCCATTCTACGTGTTTCAAGTGTTTAGTATCATCCTGTGGATGTCGGATAAATACTACTATTATGCTGTTTGCATCTTCATCATATCGTTCATATCCATAGCTGTGTCCCTTTATGAAATCAAGAAG CAAAGTACCACTCTCCGCCAGATGGCCCAGCTGATTGTGAATGTGACTGTACGCAGAGCCTCTGGAG AGGAAGAGTGCGTGAGTTCAGTGGAGTTGGTGCCGGGAGACTGCATAGTGATCCCAACTGAGGGTCTGCTGCTGCCATGTGACGCTGCCCTGCTGGCCGGGGAATGCATGGTCAATGAAAGCATGCTGACTG GTGAGAGTGTACCTGTGATGAAGACCCCATTGTCCGTCTCTGAGGAAGCATACAGCCCTGAACCTCAGCGCAGACACACACTGTTCTGTGGTACACAGATCATCCAGGCCAGGGGGGGTTGTCCTGGAGGGAAGGGGGCAGTAGCTGTTGTCACCCGCACAG GGTTTTTCACTGCTAAAGGTGACCTGGTCAGCTCCATCCTTTACCCACAACCACTTAATTTCCGTTTCTATCAGGATGCCATAAAGTTCCTGCTATTCTTAGGAGGCCTGG CTTTGATTGGCACAATATACAGCGCAGTAATGCTTTATAGGAGCAAT ACCACTTGGGCAGAGCTTGTTATCCGATCCCTGGATATCGTGACCATTGTGGTGCCACCTGCTCTCCCTGCTGCCATAACCACAGGCACTATCTATGCTCAGCACCGCCTCAAAAAACAAGGAGTGTTCTGCATAAGCCCCCCTCGGATCAACATCTGCGGAAAGATCTCTCTCTTCTGCTTTGACAAG ACAGGTACTCTTACTGAGGAGGGTCTGGATGTGTGGGGAGTGAAGGTCAGGAACAAGTCAGGGTTTGATGAGCTTGTCCCAGACCCTCGTCTTCTCCCccctggcaccatgctgtcagCTTTGGCCTCCTGCCACTCTGTAGCCTTGCTTGGGGCTCAACCTATTGGAGACCCTCTGGAGCTCAAAATGATTGAGTCCACAGGCTGG AGTCTGCAGGAACCCGCTAATGAAACAGGAGTGGGCCCTGAGTTTGGAAGCCACAGGATACTAGCAGTGATGAGGCCGCCTGCTGCTCAGCTTCAGCCTGAGAGCATA TTCCTCAGTCAGCCGGTGGCAATAGTGCGGCGGTTCCCTTTCTCCTCTGCCCTTCAGAGGATGAGTGTGGTTACGGTGGGCCCTGGGGGAGGCTCACCTTGCTGTTTCCTCAAAGGGTCACCTGAGATGGTGGCCAGCTATTGTTTAAAAGAAAGCG TGCCTTCTCAGTTTACGAACACACTGCGGGAGTTTGTGAGCGAGGGCTTCAGGGTCCTAGCGCTCGCTTACAGGGAGCTTGATGCAGAAACTGATCTGAGCAGTATTGAAAG GGTAGACTTGGAAAAAGAGATGGAGTTTCTGGGCCTGCTGGTGATGAAGAACCAAGTAAAGCCAGAAAGTGCGGGAGTCATCAGTACTCTGAGACACGCTCAGATTAGGCCCGTCATGGTCACTG GTGATAACATCCTCACTGCTCTGAATGTAGCACGGGCATGTAGAATGGTGTCATCACATGAACAAGTTATTTTTGTTCAGGCGTCGCCCCCTACTGCCAACTCGATGGCGTCACTGCAGTTTCACCAAGGTGAAAGTGGCGCAGCCGCAGTCAGCACGCAGGAGACCATGGATTTTCTGGACCAG GGCCTCTACCAGAACAGTCTTAAGTATCACTTGGCTATAAACGGAAAGTCCTTCGCAACACTGTGTGATCATTTCCCAGAGTACCTGCCCAAG GTCCTGATGCGAGGCACTGTGTATGCACGGATGTCTCCAGACCAGAAGACTCAGCTTGTCAGAGCTCTACAGAAACTGAA ttACCGTGTGGGCATGTGTGGCGATGGAGCCAATGACTGCGGAGCACTGAGGGCCGCTGATGTCGGTGTTTCTCTGTCTGAGGCTGAGGCTTCTGTAGCCTCTCCATTTACCTCCAAATCTGACAACATCAGCTGCGTGCCTTTGCTTATCAG GGAAGGAAGATGTTCGTTGGTGACGTCTTTCAGTCTATTCAAGTATATGGCTTTGTACAGTCTGATCcagttttcctctgttctcatACTATACACT GTGAAAACCAACCTGGGTGACCTACAGTTTCTCTTCTGCGACTTGGTCCTCGTAACACTGCTCGCTATAGTGATGGGGAGGGGCGGCCCCAGTGATGACCTTCACCCCCAAAGACCCCCTGCCAGCCTTCTGACTCTTCCCCTCATTTGCACTTTGCTATTAAACACCGTGTTCCTGATTCTCACTCAAGTGTCTGCTCTGTTCATCACCACCTCACAGGAGTG GTACATCCCTCTCAATTCCACAAAAGCCGGAGCACAAAATCTGCCAAACATGGAGGACACGGgtgtttttgctgtttctgGGTTTCAGTACATCTTCATGGCTATAATAGTGACTAAAGGCTACCCTTACAAGAAACCACTATATTACAATG TTGTGTTCCTCATCGTGCTGGTGGTCTTGTTTGCGCTGATGACCTGGCTGGTGGTGTGGCCCAAAAGCTTTGTGCATACACTGCTGCAGCTTTATCAGATCAACGACATGAGTTACAGCATGTTGCTAGTTGCCCTAGCTGCTCTCAACTTCATCATATGCTACTTGTTAGAG GACCTTATGGACAGATGTGCCCCAACCTGCCTCCGTGCTCTTCGTGGGAAGCGGGAGTCAAAAAAGCAATACAAGCGCTTGGACGCCCTCCTGACCGGAACTCCTTCATGGCCACCCTTGGACCAGCCCCTCTATCCCCCACAGTGTTCGGTCATTGGAATAAGCTAG